A region of Myxococcus stipitatus DSM 14675 DNA encodes the following proteins:
- a CDS encoding TauD/TfdA family dioxygenase, which yields MLPFLIEPPSRDTSLLEWIDSNREQWRASLLEHGALLFRGFHFGGASEFGALSSALYVEPLRYVYRSTPRTELGKGVYTATEYPRQETIPQHNENAYSDHPPMNLCFLCVTPAERGGETPLTDNRLTTERIPVEVRQRFEQKRIMYVRNYGPRVDLPWQTVFQTQERSEVEAYCRAHGIEFEWKDASRLRTRQVLPAVTRHPLTGEAFWFNQAHLFHVSGLEPKTRQALTMLFKKEEFPRNAYHGDGSELDGADLETIRAAYQETLVTFPWRTGDVLLVDNLRVTHGRRPYEGTGRKVLVSMGDCYGPRA from the coding sequence ATGCTCCCGTTCCTCATCGAGCCCCCCTCGCGAGACACCTCGCTCCTCGAATGGATTGACTCGAATCGGGAGCAGTGGCGGGCGTCGCTCCTGGAGCACGGTGCCCTGCTGTTCCGGGGCTTCCACTTCGGCGGGGCCTCGGAGTTCGGGGCGCTCTCCAGCGCGCTCTATGTGGAGCCCTTGCGCTACGTCTATCGCTCGACGCCCCGCACCGAGCTGGGAAAGGGCGTCTACACCGCCACCGAGTACCCTCGGCAGGAGACGATTCCGCAACACAACGAGAACGCCTACTCAGACCACCCGCCGATGAATCTCTGTTTCCTCTGTGTCACCCCCGCGGAGCGCGGCGGCGAGACCCCGTTGACGGACAACCGGCTCACCACCGAGCGCATCCCCGTGGAGGTGCGACAGCGGTTCGAGCAGAAGCGAATCATGTATGTCCGGAACTACGGCCCCCGGGTGGACCTGCCCTGGCAGACGGTGTTCCAGACACAGGAGCGCTCGGAGGTGGAGGCCTACTGCCGCGCGCACGGCATCGAGTTCGAATGGAAGGACGCGTCTCGGCTGAGGACCCGGCAGGTGCTCCCCGCTGTCACCCGTCACCCCCTGACGGGAGAGGCCTTCTGGTTCAATCAGGCCCACCTCTTTCACGTGAGCGGCCTGGAGCCCAAGACGCGCCAGGCGTTGACGATGCTCTTCAAGAAGGAGGAGTTCCCGCGCAACGCCTATCACGGCGATGGGAGCGAGCTGGACGGGGCCGACCTGGAGACCATCCGGGCCGCCTATCAGGAGACACTGGTTACATTTCCGTGGCGGACGGGCGATGTCCTCCTCGTGGACAACCTGCGCGTCACCCATGGACGCCGGCCCTATGAGGGCACTGGACGCAAGGTCCTGGTGTCGATGGGTGACTGCTACGGACCCCGGGCCTGA
- a CDS encoding cytochrome P450, with protein sequence MQGTHAETPLPPGSRLHWLLGNGPRQVKDALGQLVRGHKRHGDIVYFRFFEGPTFLLCHPEHAQRVMVDNARNYRFPGPENGFDGPLMGRGLFASRGDYWLRQRRMVQPAFHRPRLGGMVSGLVEGTLAMVERWEPHLHSGQPLELLEEMRHLSISLLGRTIFSRDVYAESAQLREALDFFTRDSHGPRDSVVKVVRQLLRLNPGHHERFMGAITKMNTVLYALIAERRAAPSLGDDVLGMLMSARDAQGEAMTDRQVRDELVSLFVGGQEATAVALTWTWYALARNPEVEQRIRKELADVLGGELPTSATLPELHYTRATVEETLRLYPPSWQFARRAREADEVGGFKVPPGMLMLISPYILHRHPSAWEEPERFLPERFMGEQRERRSQRLAYMPFGAGQRLCIGNHFTPVLMTAVLAVTLRRFQHRLVPDFPVVTMSGSTFRPRNGLMATLHPASPLP encoded by the coding sequence ATGCAAGGGACACACGCTGAGACGCCGCTCCCGCCTGGCTCACGTCTGCACTGGCTCTTGGGCAATGGCCCTCGGCAGGTGAAGGACGCCTTGGGGCAATTGGTGCGCGGACACAAGCGGCACGGCGACATCGTCTACTTCCGCTTCTTCGAGGGCCCCACCTTCCTGCTCTGCCATCCCGAGCACGCGCAGCGGGTGATGGTGGACAACGCCCGGAACTACCGCTTCCCGGGGCCGGAGAACGGGTTCGACGGACCGCTGATGGGGCGCGGTCTCTTCGCCAGTCGAGGCGACTACTGGCTGCGGCAGCGCCGCATGGTGCAGCCCGCGTTTCATCGTCCACGTCTGGGTGGAATGGTGAGCGGGCTGGTGGAGGGAACCCTCGCGATGGTCGAGCGCTGGGAGCCTCACCTCCACTCCGGTCAGCCGCTGGAGTTGCTGGAGGAGATGCGCCACCTCTCCATCTCGCTCCTGGGCCGGACCATCTTCTCGCGCGACGTGTACGCGGAGAGCGCGCAACTGAGGGAGGCGCTCGACTTCTTCACCCGCGACAGCCACGGCCCCCGGGACTCGGTGGTGAAGGTGGTGCGCCAGCTCCTGCGCCTCAACCCGGGCCACCACGAGCGGTTCATGGGGGCGATCACGAAGATGAACACGGTGCTCTACGCGCTCATCGCCGAGCGTCGTGCGGCGCCCTCGCTCGGAGACGATGTCCTCGGGATGTTGATGTCGGCCCGGGACGCGCAAGGCGAGGCGATGACGGACCGGCAGGTGCGCGACGAGCTCGTCTCGCTCTTCGTCGGAGGACAGGAAGCCACGGCCGTGGCGCTGACGTGGACCTGGTACGCGCTGGCCCGCAACCCCGAGGTGGAGCAGCGCATACGCAAGGAGCTGGCGGACGTGCTCGGCGGCGAGCTCCCCACGAGCGCCACCCTCCCGGAGCTCCACTACACGCGGGCAACCGTCGAGGAGACGCTGCGACTCTATCCACCGTCGTGGCAGTTCGCGCGGCGGGCGCGAGAAGCGGATGAGGTGGGCGGCTTCAAGGTGCCGCCGGGGATGTTGATGCTCATCTCCCCGTACATCCTGCATCGCCATCCCAGCGCGTGGGAGGAGCCCGAGCGCTTCCTTCCCGAGCGCTTCATGGGGGAGCAGCGGGAGCGCCGGAGTCAGCGCCTCGCCTATATGCCCTTCGGCGCCGGCCAGCGGCTGTGCATCGGCAATCACTTCACGCCCGTGCTGATGACGGCGGTGCTCGCTGTCACCCTGCGTCGGTTCCAGCACAGGCTCGTGCCGGACTTCCCCGTCGTCACCATGTCGGGCTCCACCTTCCGGCCTCGCAACGGCCTCATGGCCACGCTGCATCCGGCGTCCCCACTCCCATGA